In Spirochaetota bacterium, a genomic segment contains:
- the atpD gene encoding F0F1 ATP synthase subunit beta codes for MSDNIGKVVQVIGSTLDAEFAEGKLPEIYNALNLEFEVMGEKRKLVCEVQQHLGGNRIRAVAMASTDGIPRGAKIVDTGAPISVPVGEETLGRIFNLLGETVDLKGPSNAKEKRAIHQTPPRFDQLEPKAEIFETGIKVIDLLAPYIKGGKTGLFGGAGVGKTVVIMELINNVAQQHGGYSVFAGVGERTREGNDLWLEMQQSGVISKACLVYGQMNEPPGARLRVGLTALTMCEYFRDLSGRDVLLFIDNIFRFSQAGSEVSALLGRMPSAVGYQPTLATEMGQLQERITSTRNGSITSVQAIYVPADDLTDPAPATAFIHLDAQTVLSRQIAEKGIYPAVDPLDSTSRLLAPELVGEEHYNVAMEVKRILQRYKDLQDIIAILGMDELAEEDKLLVQRARKMERFLSQPFFVAEQFTGYKGKYVKLEESIKSFKGLLNGEYDSLPEQAFYMVGPIEEAVEKAKKLQG; via the coding sequence ATGAGTGATAACATCGGGAAAGTAGTTCAGGTAATTGGATCAACCCTGGATGCCGAATTTGCGGAAGGGAAGTTACCCGAAATTTATAATGCGTTGAATCTTGAATTTGAAGTCATGGGCGAAAAGCGGAAACTCGTGTGTGAAGTACAGCAGCACCTGGGCGGAAACAGGATCCGGGCGGTTGCCATGGCTTCCACCGACGGTATTCCCCGCGGCGCCAAGATAGTAGATACCGGTGCCCCCATTTCCGTTCCGGTCGGCGAAGAGACCCTCGGAAGGATTTTTAACCTCCTCGGCGAAACCGTTGACCTCAAAGGGCCATCGAACGCCAAGGAAAAAAGAGCGATCCACCAGACGCCTCCCCGGTTCGACCAACTCGAGCCGAAGGCCGAGATTTTTGAAACCGGCATCAAGGTTATCGACCTTCTCGCTCCCTACATCAAGGGCGGGAAAACCGGTCTGTTCGGCGGCGCCGGTGTCGGCAAAACGGTCGTTATCATGGAACTGATCAACAACGTCGCCCAGCAGCACGGCGGCTACTCGGTATTCGCCGGTGTCGGTGAGCGTACCCGTGAAGGAAACGACCTCTGGCTTGAAATGCAGCAATCGGGCGTTATCAGCAAGGCCTGCCTCGTGTACGGCCAGATGAACGAGCCTCCCGGAGCGCGTCTCCGCGTCGGCCTGACCGCTCTGACGATGTGCGAATATTTCAGGGATCTGTCCGGTCGCGACGTTCTCCTGTTCATTGACAATATATTCCGTTTCAGCCAGGCCGGTTCTGAAGTATCGGCTCTCCTCGGCCGGATGCCTTCCGCCGTCGGTTACCAGCCGACTCTGGCCACTGAGATGGGCCAGCTCCAGGAGCGGATTACCTCAACAAGGAACGGCTCCATCACTTCCGTGCAGGCCATATACGTTCCCGCTGACGACTTGACAGACCCGGCGCCGGCGACCGCGTTCATTCACCTTGACGCGCAGACGGTTCTTTCCCGTCAGATCGCCGAGAAAGGAATTTATCCGGCCGTGGATCCCCTCGATTCCACATCCCGTCTCCTCGCTCCCGAGCTTGTCGGAGAGGAGCATTACAATGTGGCCATGGAAGTAAAACGGATCCTTCAGCGCTATAAAGACCTTCAGGACATCATCGCCATTCTCGGTATGGATGAGCTCGCAGAGGAAGACAAACTCCTTGTGCAGCGCGCCAGGAAGATGGAGCGTTTCCTGTCACAGCCCTTCTTCGTAGCCGAGCAGTTTACCGGTTACAAAGGCAAGTATGTCAAGCTTGAAGAGTCGATCAAGAGCTTCAAGGGATTGCTGAACGGCGAATATGACAGCCTTCCCGAGCAGGCGTTCTACATGGTAGGCCCGATCGAAGAAGCAGTTGAAAAGGCGAAAAAATTACAAGGTTAA
- the atpG gene encoding ATP synthase F1 subunit gamma, translating into MATQRDIKKRIKSVTNTRKITSTMEMVSTAKMKKMQGRLEMTKPYELKVNEILANLVNSGVTVSEDPHFREVDDPARVLVLQITGNRGLCGSFNTNIIENTMNFKKKNADEQKDTQIYCVGKKAIGFYNFAQIPLFKSMINPEDKLSFEDAAAIGNELRNLFLSGEFHEIWISYTKVKTSSSQKPALTRLLPILLEEEEIKDMYPGAQLEFYFEPNPTRIFAYLIQLYLKVKLYTCFLESSFSEQFARRVAMKNASDASSDMIRELTITYNRARQAKITKEISEIVGGAAALK; encoded by the coding sequence GTGGCTACTCAAAGGGATATAAAAAAGAGGATAAAATCCGTCACCAATACCCGGAAGATCACCAGCACGATGGAAATGGTGTCGACCGCCAAGATGAAAAAGATGCAGGGACGGCTTGAGATGACCAAACCTTACGAGCTTAAGGTCAATGAAATACTGGCCAATCTGGTCAACTCAGGCGTCACCGTATCGGAAGACCCCCATTTCAGGGAAGTTGACGATCCGGCGCGTGTCCTGGTGCTTCAAATTACGGGTAACCGCGGACTCTGCGGCAGCTTCAACACGAATATCATCGAGAACACGATGAACTTCAAGAAAAAGAACGCCGACGAGCAAAAGGATACCCAGATTTACTGCGTGGGCAAAAAGGCCATCGGTTTCTACAATTTTGCGCAGATACCGTTGTTCAAATCGATGATCAACCCGGAAGACAAGCTGTCGTTTGAAGACGCCGCGGCGATCGGAAATGAATTGAGAAATCTGTTCCTCAGCGGCGAGTTCCATGAGATATGGATATCATATACCAAGGTGAAAACGTCATCTTCTCAAAAACCGGCGTTGACCAGGCTTCTGCCCATTCTTCTCGAAGAGGAAGAAATCAAGGATATGTATCCCGGAGCTCAGCTCGAGTTTTACTTTGAGCCCAATCCGACGAGGATCTTCGCGTATCTGATACAACTATATCTCAAGGTTAAATTATATACCTGCTTCCTGGAATCGTCCTTCTCCGAGCAATTTGCCCGGCGGGTTGCAATGAAGAACGCGAGCGACGCCTCTTCGGATATGATCAGGGAGCTTACCATTACCTATAACCGCGCACGGCAGGCGAAGATCACCAAGGAAATTTCGGAGATCGTCGGCGGAGCCGCGGCTCTCAAATAG
- the atpA gene encoding F0F1 ATP synthase subunit alpha produces MKIKTEEIKSIIKKEIEGYKSTLDVSEVGTVIQVGDGIARIHGLENAMSGEMLEFSNGIQAMVLNLEEDSIGAAILGDYLEIQEGQSVKRLNRVLAVPVGEEMLGRVVTPLGVPVDNKGPVNTKKYRPLEFTAPGIASRQPVKEPLQTGLKSVDSMTPIGRGQRELIIGDRKTGKTAIAIDAIINQKGKGVICVYVAVGQKASTVAAVVEKLEQYGAMEYTIVVTANASDPAPMQYIAPYAGTAMAEFFMYEKKGHTLCIYDDLTKQANAYREMSLLLRRPPGREAYPGDIFYCHSRLLERSAKLSDELGGGSLTALPIIETQEGEVSAYIPTNVISITDGQIYLLPNLFASGVRPAVDVGISVSRVGGNAQIKAMKKYAGSLRLDLAQFRELEAFAQMGTELDAATQRQLDRGIRLVEVLKQGQYVPMAVEEQVSILFAATQGYMDKVPVDKVKDFESKFLAYMKSSQKDLLSEISSTGVLQSEDKFKNATQEFVDRYMAEVSK; encoded by the coding sequence ATGAAGATTAAAACTGAAGAAATTAAATCTATCATAAAGAAAGAGATTGAAGGATATAAATCCACTCTGGACGTCAGCGAAGTCGGTACTGTTATTCAGGTCGGCGACGGTATCGCCCGGATCCATGGTCTCGAAAACGCGATGTCGGGCGAGATGCTCGAGTTCAGCAACGGCATCCAGGCGATGGTTCTCAACCTCGAAGAGGATTCCATCGGCGCCGCCATCCTCGGCGACTACCTTGAAATCCAGGAAGGTCAGAGCGTCAAGAGGCTCAATCGGGTTCTCGCTGTTCCGGTCGGCGAGGAAATGCTCGGCCGGGTCGTGACCCCGCTGGGAGTTCCCGTTGACAACAAGGGACCCGTCAACACCAAAAAGTACAGACCTCTCGAATTCACCGCTCCCGGTATTGCCTCAAGGCAGCCGGTTAAAGAGCCGCTCCAGACCGGTCTGAAGTCTGTTGACTCCATGACCCCGATCGGAAGGGGCCAGCGCGAGTTGATCATCGGCGACCGGAAGACCGGAAAAACCGCCATCGCCATCGATGCCATCATCAACCAGAAAGGCAAGGGCGTTATCTGCGTGTATGTCGCAGTCGGACAGAAAGCCTCGACCGTTGCCGCAGTCGTTGAAAAGCTCGAGCAATACGGCGCAATGGAATATACCATCGTCGTTACGGCAAACGCCTCCGATCCCGCGCCGATGCAGTACATCGCACCGTATGCGGGAACAGCCATGGCTGAATTTTTCATGTATGAAAAGAAAGGGCACACCCTGTGCATATATGACGACCTTACCAAGCAGGCCAACGCGTACCGCGAAATGTCATTGCTCCTCCGGAGGCCTCCCGGACGGGAAGCGTATCCGGGCGACATTTTCTATTGCCACTCCCGGCTTCTCGAGCGGTCCGCCAAGCTTTCCGACGAGCTCGGCGGGGGCAGTCTGACCGCCCTCCCGATCATCGAAACGCAGGAAGGTGAGGTTTCCGCGTATATTCCGACGAACGTCATCTCCATTACCGACGGTCAGATATACCTCCTGCCGAACCTGTTCGCTTCTGGTGTCCGTCCGGCCGTTGACGTCGGTATATCGGTATCACGGGTCGGCGGCAACGCCCAGATCAAGGCCATGAAAAAGTACGCCGGTTCCCTGCGTCTCGACCTGGCCCAGTTCCGTGAACTTGAGGCATTCGCCCAGATGGGTACCGAGCTCGACGCCGCGACCCAGAGACAGCTCGACCGTGGTATCAGGCTTGTCGAGGTTCTGAAACAGGGCCAGTATGTTCCGATGGCTGTTGAAGAGCAGGTATCAATTCTCTTCGCGGCTACCCAGGGATATATGGATAAGGTTCCTGTTGATAAAGTTAAGGATTTTGAAAGTAAATTCCTGGCTTATATGAAGAGTTCCCAGAAAGATCTGCTTTCGGAAATTTCTTCGACTGGCGTGCTCCAGAGCGAAGATAAGTTTAAAAACGCGACACAGGAATTTGTTGATCGCTACATGGCAGAAGTAAGCAAATAA
- the atpH gene encoding ATP synthase F1 subunit delta, which translates to MAAKDIARVYASSLVELAQDKKILPEVEEEIGFLADLVKSDKDFRNFLVSPGITKESKKDFIDKIFKGKLSDYIVYFLKVLIDNDRQSCIVEINDALVAFIDNLNNRQKVTVITSAELDSSVKSKLATKLKDVMKKDVIMSEQIDASILGGIIIKVGDTVIDGSLAKDLKNIKNNLLNSKVRSEVAYED; encoded by the coding sequence GTGGCTGCGAAGGATATAGCTCGTGTATATGCATCCTCTCTCGTAGAACTCGCGCAGGATAAAAAGATCCTTCCCGAAGTCGAAGAGGAAATCGGTTTTCTTGCCGACCTGGTGAAATCAGATAAGGACTTCAGAAACTTTCTTGTTTCGCCGGGAATTACCAAGGAAAGCAAAAAAGATTTTATCGATAAGATCTTCAAAGGGAAGCTTTCCGATTACATCGTTTATTTTTTAAAAGTGCTCATAGACAATGATCGGCAGTCATGCATCGTGGAAATCAATGATGCCCTGGTGGCCTTTATTGACAATCTCAATAACCGCCAGAAGGTTACCGTTATCACCTCTGCTGAACTGGATTCATCAGTCAAAAGCAAGCTGGCCACCAAGCTCAAAGATGTAATGAAGAAAGATGTTATCATGAGCGAACAGATCGATGCAAGCATTTTGGGTGGTATAATAATTAAAGTAGGTGACACTGTAATTGACGGATCTTTGGCAAAAGATCTTAAAAATATAAAGAATAATCTGTTAAATAGCAAAGTCAGGAGTGAAGTGGCCTATGAAGATTAA
- the atpF gene encoding F0F1 ATP synthase subunit B: MEFLKEGLLRVDPGLLLWTIVTFLIMVLVLWKAAWKPIVDSMDARAEKIRFDIDNAERTRQEAEKLLTQHKTMMDNARNEASQIIAKGREEAEKIKADIVEKATTESRTIADRAKKEIDLAKDKALLDIKTEVVLLSTEIASKIINKNIKPEDQKALVEEALNKIGTVQ, translated from the coding sequence ATGGAATTCTTGAAAGAAGGATTGCTCCGGGTCGATCCAGGTCTATTATTGTGGACTATAGTAACTTTTCTCATCATGGTACTGGTCCTCTGGAAAGCGGCATGGAAACCAATCGTTGATTCGATGGACGCCAGAGCAGAAAAGATTCGATTTGACATTGACAATGCCGAACGGACACGTCAGGAAGCCGAAAAGCTGCTTACCCAGCACAAGACGATGATGGACAACGCCAGGAACGAGGCGTCCCAGATAATCGCCAAGGGCAGGGAAGAGGCCGAAAAGATCAAGGCCGATATCGTGGAAAAGGCGACGACGGAATCGAGAACGATCGCCGATCGCGCCAAAAAAGAGATCGACCTTGCCAAGGATAAAGCGCTTTTGGATATCAAGACGGAAGTTGTTCTGCTGTCGACGGAAATCGCGTCTAAAATTATCAACAAGAACATTAAGCCGGAAGATCAGAAAGCTCTTGTCGAAGAAGCTTTGAATAAAATAGGGACAGTTCAGTAA
- the atpE gene encoding ATP synthase F0 subunit C, with protein MEYLGLSYLGAGLGAGLVVIGAAMGIGRLASGAIEGMARQPELSGDLRTAMIIAAALIEGFTFFALVITFMLAIQKQQTPVSVEEKKPAAAEEVKK; from the coding sequence ATGGAATATTTAGGTTTGTCGTATCTGGGAGCTGGTTTAGGAGCTGGTCTGGTTGTTATCGGCGCTGCAATGGGTATCGGCCGCTTGGCCTCCGGCGCTATCGAAGGTATGGCCCGTCAGCCTGAATTGAGCGGTGACCTGAGAACGGCGATGATTATCGCAGCGGCTCTTATCGAAGGTTTCACGTTCTTTGCTCTCGTTATTACCTTCATGCTCGCCATTCAAAAGCAGCAAACGCCGGTTAGCGTAGAAGAGAAGAAACCCGCGGCAGCTGAAGAAGTGAAGAAGTAA
- the atpB gene encoding F0F1 ATP synthase subunit A: protein MKRIIPISIALIAYILFLVFLLAPGGGHHEVSGVGELVTSHLTDHVIEPVHTSLHDFILVKFLRGINNSIAHVNEGPLKNKLFGIFDMRITKWVIMMWLATFMILCIFIPLAFQIKKAEKGSESRWVNWWESLIQWVMEEMVEPNFEGKYAKKFAPYFLSLFFFILFCNYVGMLPGMATATGNLAVTGGLASLTLVLILGVGFVKQGPLWIYKGTVPHGVPFILGLCLLWPIELIGLLIKPFALTVRLFANMTAGHVVILIFIFLVMMFQSYFVGIGSIVGSLMIYALEMLLVAWLQAFIFTVLSAMFIGSSMHAH from the coding sequence GTGAAACGGATAATTCCAATTTCAATCGCATTAATAGCATATATTCTTTTCCTTGTTTTTTTATTGGCTCCCGGCGGAGGACATCATGAAGTAAGCGGTGTCGGGGAGCTCGTTACCAGCCACCTTACCGATCATGTCATTGAACCAGTCCATACCAGTTTGCATGATTTTATCCTCGTCAAGTTTCTCAGGGGTATCAATAACTCAATAGCCCATGTCAATGAAGGGCCCCTCAAGAATAAGCTCTTCGGCATTTTCGACATGAGAATCACCAAGTGGGTCATCATGATGTGGCTCGCGACATTTATGATACTCTGCATCTTCATACCACTGGCGTTTCAGATCAAGAAAGCGGAGAAGGGTTCCGAATCAAGATGGGTCAACTGGTGGGAATCCCTTATCCAGTGGGTCATGGAAGAAATGGTCGAGCCGAATTTCGAAGGCAAATATGCCAAGAAGTTCGCCCCTTATTTTCTAAGTCTCTTCTTCTTTATTTTGTTCTGCAATTATGTCGGCATGCTTCCGGGCATGGCCACCGCGACCGGCAACCTGGCGGTCACCGGCGGTCTGGCGAGCCTTACCCTTGTTCTGATCCTGGGAGTCGGTTTCGTCAAGCAGGGTCCTCTCTGGATTTACAAGGGCACCGTTCCCCATGGTGTGCCGTTCATACTCGGGCTCTGTCTCCTGTGGCCGATCGAGCTTATCGGTCTTCTCATTAAGCCTTTTGCGCTGACTGTCCGTCTTTTCGCGAACATGACCGCGGGACACGTCGTTATCCTGATATTCATATTCCTGGTCATGATGTTCCAGTCTTACTTTGTCGGTATCGGCTCGATTGTGGGTTCACTGATGATCTACGCTCTTGAAATGCTTCTTGTGGCGTGGCTGCAGGCCTTTATTTTCACGGTCCTGTCGGCAATGTTTATCGGCTCATCGATGCATGCCCACTGA
- a CDS encoding AtpZ/AtpI family protein, protein MKKRKTDYGFLQYSTIGIQLAATVTLFVIGGYKLDEHLNRAPVFTTIGAFVGMVAGFYNLIKELRDLGIREKNKKNQERNNGLF, encoded by the coding sequence TTGAAGAAAAGAAAAACGGATTATGGGTTTCTTCAATATTCAACTATAGGAATTCAACTTGCAGCGACTGTAACGTTGTTTGTTATTGGGGGCTATAAGCTCGATGAGCATCTGAATAGAGCCCCGGTCTTTACAACCATAGGAGCTTTTGTTGGCATGGTGGCCGGTTTCTATAATTTGATCAAGGAGCTTAGAGATCTCGGTATTAGAGAAAAAAACAAGAAAAATCAGGAAAGAAATAACGGGCTTTTTTGA
- a CDS encoding peptidylprolyl isomerase — protein sequence MKRSIVAVSVLAMMVAAAGCKRSGDVLATYNGGQITRGEFHEWLDARKMAKDAIIKKKSEQKNHLERLAVEKMVVQEAKKAGFDKKEDFVFIKNLATRGFYSQYLGKVISTEGSFSEDAAKAKIIKLTVKNYRIEKNNRQKLTDAEMEEAFKERTEKAKAVIEELKKGASFKELAEKHSDDFSKRKGGDIGYIIGGMRGEDFSKAVFAVKEGEYTKEPVRIGNAVYIIQVDEKKKVTADNIEDVVEDKNQQMGLKRRLMYNSSVRLQERLMKAKDVVNNIDTVNLADPNAVVYKVAATEFKVADLNKIIDFILGKRRKMGRMDMPVDEKMKRELSKRFLREEVFMQEAKRRGIDKDEKFKNELKYFIDYNLAGTYESEVVLANITVTPQDIRDYYNKNVDRMFTRNVNEGGKSVKKIISFGEARPNIERRMQDIKRSEKRKAWVAELLAGNKYKVDESELEGK from the coding sequence ATGAAAAGGAGCATTGTCGCTGTATCCGTTTTGGCCATGATGGTGGCCGCTGCCGGTTGTAAAAGGTCTGGTGATGTCCTTGCCACGTATAATGGCGGCCAGATCACCAGGGGGGAGTTCCATGAATGGCTGGATGCCCGTAAGATGGCAAAAGACGCTATAATAAAGAAAAAGTCCGAGCAGAAGAACCACCTCGAACGCCTTGCTGTTGAAAAAATGGTGGTCCAGGAGGCGAAGAAAGCCGGTTTTGATAAAAAAGAAGATTTCGTGTTCATAAAGAATCTCGCCACCCGGGGATTTTATTCGCAGTACCTGGGCAAGGTGATCAGCACCGAAGGGAGTTTCAGCGAGGATGCAGCCAAGGCGAAGATAATAAAGCTGACCGTTAAAAACTACAGGATCGAGAAGAATAACCGCCAGAAGCTGACCGATGCCGAAATGGAGGAGGCATTTAAAGAAAGGACCGAAAAAGCGAAGGCCGTCATCGAGGAGCTCAAAAAGGGAGCCTCCTTCAAGGAGCTCGCCGAGAAGCATTCCGACGATTTTTCCAAGAGAAAGGGCGGCGATATCGGGTATATCATCGGAGGGATGCGCGGCGAGGACTTTTCCAAGGCCGTTTTCGCTGTCAAGGAAGGGGAATACACAAAAGAGCCGGTGAGGATCGGCAACGCCGTGTATATCATCCAGGTGGATGAAAAGAAAAAAGTCACCGCGGACAATATCGAGGACGTCGTGGAGGACAAAAACCAGCAGATGGGACTGAAGCGGCGCCTCATGTACAATTCCTCGGTGCGCCTGCAGGAGAGGCTGATGAAGGCCAAGGACGTGGTGAACAACATAGACACGGTCAATCTCGCCGATCCCAACGCCGTTGTTTACAAGGTGGCCGCTACCGAGTTCAAGGTCGCCGATCTCAATAAGATCATCGATTTCATCCTGGGCAAAAGAAGGAAGATGGGCCGCATGGACATGCCGGTCGATGAAAAAATGAAGCGGGAGCTCTCCAAGCGCTTTTTGCGCGAGGAAGTGTTCATGCAGGAGGCGAAGCGTCGCGGCATCGACAAGGACGAGAAGTTCAAGAACGAGCTTAAGTATTTCATCGATTACAATCTTGCCGGCACCTATGAGTCCGAGGTCGTTCTGGCGAACATTACCGTCACTCCGCAGGACATACGGGATTATTACAATAAAAATGTCGACCGCATGTTCACCAGGAACGTGAACGAGGGGGGCAAGAGCGTCAAGAAGATCATATCCTTCGGGGAAGCCCGTCCGAACATTGAGCGCCGGATGCAGGACATCAAAAGGTCGGAAAAACGCAAAGCCTGGGTCGCCGAGCTTCTCGCCGGGAACAAGTACAAGGTCGACGAATCCGAACTGGAAGGAAAATAA